One window of Sinorhizobium numidicum genomic DNA carries:
- a CDS encoding M20 aminoacylase family protein produces the protein MPILNRAAELQDEVTEWRRRLHMNPELLFAVENTAAFVERKLKEFGVDEIVTGLGRTGVVGLIRGRLGPGRTIGLRADMDALPITETSGKPWSSTTAGKMHACGHDGHTAMLLGAAKYLAETRNFAGNVAVIFQPAEEGGGGGNEMVKDGMMERFAIEEVYGMHNMPGMPVGHFGSRIGPIMASTDEFTITITGRGGHAAQPHKTIDPIMIGSQIVNALQTIASRTVDPLASVVVSVTKFNAGFAHNVIPEQAALAGTVRALTPEVRDAGEARVRQIAESIAGAYGASVNVWYGRNYPVTVNHAEETGHALAAAATVAGDGKVSASLDPMMGGEDFSYMLLARPGAFIFIGNGDTAGLHHPAYDFNDEAIPHGISYWVKLAEARLAA, from the coding sequence ATGCCGATTTTGAACCGTGCCGCCGAGCTCCAGGACGAAGTGACCGAATGGCGCCGCCGCCTGCACATGAACCCGGAGCTTCTGTTCGCGGTGGAAAATACGGCAGCGTTCGTCGAAAGGAAACTCAAGGAATTTGGCGTTGACGAAATCGTGACCGGTCTCGGCAGGACCGGCGTCGTCGGCCTTATTCGCGGCCGCCTCGGCCCGGGCCGCACCATCGGGCTCAGGGCGGACATGGACGCCCTGCCGATCACGGAGACGAGCGGCAAGCCCTGGTCGTCTACGACGGCGGGCAAGATGCACGCCTGCGGTCATGACGGCCACACCGCGATGCTCCTCGGTGCGGCGAAATACCTAGCCGAAACACGCAACTTCGCCGGCAACGTCGCCGTCATCTTTCAGCCGGCGGAGGAAGGCGGCGGCGGCGGCAACGAAATGGTCAAGGATGGCATGATGGAGCGGTTCGCGATCGAGGAAGTCTACGGCATGCACAACATGCCGGGCATGCCGGTCGGCCACTTCGGCAGCCGGATCGGTCCGATCATGGCGTCCACCGACGAGTTCACCATCACGATCACCGGCCGCGGCGGCCATGCGGCCCAACCGCATAAGACGATCGACCCGATCATGATCGGCTCGCAGATCGTCAACGCGCTGCAGACGATTGCTTCGCGTACCGTCGATCCGCTCGCATCGGTGGTCGTCTCCGTAACCAAGTTCAACGCTGGTTTCGCCCACAACGTCATTCCCGAGCAGGCGGCTCTCGCCGGCACGGTGAGGGCGCTGACGCCGGAGGTGCGCGACGCCGGAGAGGCGCGCGTCCGCCAGATCGCCGAAAGCATTGCCGGAGCTTACGGCGCGAGCGTCAACGTCTGGTACGGCCGCAACTATCCGGTGACCGTCAACCATGCCGAGGAGACCGGCCATGCACTTGCCGCCGCAGCGACTGTTGCCGGCGATGGCAAGGTCAGCGCGTCGCTCGACCCTATGATGGGCGGCGAGGATTTCTCGTATATGCTGCTCGCCCGCCCCGGCGCCTTCATCTTCATCGGCAACGGCGACACGGCGGGACTCCACCATCCGGCCTATGACTTCAACGACGAGGCAATTCCGCACGGGATTTCCTATTGGGTGAAACTCGCGGAAGCGCGACTTGCCGCCTGA
- a CDS encoding Lrp/AsnC ligand binding domain-containing protein, producing MHQIDKTDRRILNILQADGRITNLELADRIGLSPTATSERLRRLLKEGYVSGFGARLDPHKLGFGLLVFIEVMLDKTTPEVFDQFASAIKQAPAVLECHMVAGGFDYLVKTRFEDMAAYRNFLGQVLWTLPGVKETRTYAVMEEIKNDGPLPLI from the coding sequence ATGCACCAGATCGACAAAACGGACCGCAGAATCCTCAACATCCTGCAAGCGGACGGGCGGATCACCAATCTCGAGCTGGCTGATCGCATCGGCCTGTCGCCGACCGCGACGAGCGAACGCCTGCGGCGGCTCTTGAAGGAGGGCTATGTTTCCGGTTTCGGCGCGCGTCTCGATCCGCACAAGCTCGGCTTCGGATTGCTGGTCTTCATTGAAGTGATGCTGGACAAGACCACGCCCGAGGTGTTCGACCAGTTTGCGAGCGCCATCAAGCAGGCGCCCGCCGTTCTCGAATGTCACATGGTCGCCGGTGGTTTCGACTATCTCGTCAAAACCCGATTCGAGGACATGGCCGCCTATCGGAATTTCCTCGGCCAGGTGCTGTGGACGCTGCCGGGCGTCAAGGAAACCCGGACTTACGCGGTGATGGAAGAGATCAAGAACGACGGTCCGCTGCCGCTTATTTAG